A DNA window from Flavisolibacter ginsenosidimutans contains the following coding sequences:
- a CDS encoding CBS domain-containing protein → MKKVADILKRKGKEIISVTPQTTVLDALRLMADRNIGSVLVTENNEYKGLMSERDYSRKIVLKGKSSTDTLVADIMTSDLPTVHPNDSIEQCMQLLSDKHIRYLPVFEDGKLTGIISINDVVKEIMLSQEEIISNLKDYLHANA, encoded by the coding sequence ATGAAAAAGGTAGCCGACATTCTGAAACGAAAAGGAAAAGAAATCATTTCCGTAACACCGCAAACAACCGTGCTTGATGCGTTGCGCCTGATGGCTGACCGCAACATCGGCTCTGTATTGGTGACCGAAAACAACGAATACAAAGGCCTGATGAGTGAACGGGATTATTCGCGCAAGATTGTACTGAAAGGCAAATCATCCACTGATACCCTAGTTGCCGACATCATGACGAGTGACCTCCCGACCGTTCATCCGAACGACTCCATTGAGCAGTGCATGCAGCTGCTTTCCGATAAGCATATTCGGTATTTGCCGGTATTTGAAGACGGTAAACTTACAGGCATTATTTCCATCAACGACGTGGTAAAAGAAATCATGCTTTCGCAAGAAGAAATCATTAGCAACCTAAAAGATTATTTGCACGCTAACGCATAG
- the msrA gene encoding peptide-methionine (S)-S-oxide reductase MsrA, which produces MSSSLNNSMDKTDTATFGTGCFWCTEAIFEQLDGVLKVTSGYMGGTKANPTYEEVCSGATGYAECVQVVYEPSKISYDELLEVFFKVHDPTSLNRQGADVGTQYRSAIFYHSPAQKEKAEYYKKEVDKSGAYDKPIVTEITAASAFYSAEDYHQEYYRNNKNTNPYCSIVIRPKLDKFQKVFAKKLKPS; this is translated from the coding sequence ATGAGTTCATCTTTAAACAACAGCATGGACAAAACCGATACCGCCACCTTTGGCACTGGTTGCTTTTGGTGTACCGAGGCCATTTTTGAACAATTGGACGGTGTGCTAAAAGTTACGTCGGGTTACATGGGCGGCACCAAGGCCAACCCGACTTACGAAGAGGTTTGCAGCGGCGCTACCGGTTATGCCGAATGCGTGCAGGTCGTTTACGAGCCGTCGAAAATTTCTTATGATGAATTGCTGGAGGTTTTCTTCAAAGTTCATGACCCGACAAGCCTGAACCGACAGGGAGCTGATGTGGGCACGCAATACCGCAGCGCTATTTTTTATCACTCGCCGGCACAAAAAGAAAAAGCCGAATACTATAAAAAAGAAGTGGACAAGAGCGGCGCTTACGACAAGCCGATTGTGACCGAAATTACCGCGGCCTCTGCTTTTTATTCTGCTGAAGATTATCATCAGGAATACTACCGCAACAATAAAAACACCAATCCGTATTGTTCCATTGTTATTCGTCCGAAGCTGGACAAATTTCAAAAGGTGTTCGCCAAAAAATTAAAACCGAGTTAA
- a CDS encoding outer membrane beta-barrel family protein has protein sequence MKQFSFLLFLVGLFSFRSQAQGGKVSGSVIDGSQKTIESATISLIKAKDSSVVKYSVAGKEGAFVFDGIGYGKYLVTVSAVGHQKGYSPAFELSAANATIQLKPIELVPVSKSMTAVMVTARKPLIEQRIDRTVVNVEASVTNVGSTAMEVLEKSPGISVDKDGNISLKGKAGVMVLIDGRPTQLGSSDLANLLRSMNANQLDQVEIMTNPPAKFDAAGNAGIINIKTKKNKMVGYNGSLNASYGQGHLPKFNEGFNFNYREGKWNLFTNLSHGYRERDNRLTIQRNFTNETTKALVSHFDQVASMKNSGSSYNAKLGADFFAGKNTTLGIVLNGFSAPNSFVNHNTIDISDKNGILTSNTKALSKQDESWKNFSTNLNFRQVLDTAGKELTADLDYVTYDAYNNQSLSNYYYSATGIETKKGDTLYGRLPQNIDIYSGRIDYTMPLKKGARFEAGLKTSWVRTDNDAAYDTLHNGTAIRDLNRSNHFVYEENINAAYVNLSGSLSKKISAQLGLRVENTNAKGNQLTTNENFDRHYTQLFPTAFLQYTANEKNTWGLNYGRRIRRPNYESLNPFIEYLDRYTSQQGNPNLKPQFSHNVELSHTYKGFLTTTLNYTQTNDIIQQVIEQNEATNETYVKQANIAKQRQWGLSVSANKSVTKWWTNSIYVNLFNNRFEGLVNNTNVTIDATTLMLNGSQQFKLSKTFTAEVSGWYRTAGIEGVIKASPMGALNAGFSQQIWKDKGTIRLNVRDVFYTQGFKGQSQYGNVDAAFQERNDSRVVTLGFSYRFSKGKVGGVKRRSSSANDEQSRVGGGN, from the coding sequence ATGAAACAGTTTTCCTTCCTTCTTTTTCTCGTTGGCCTCTTTAGTTTTCGCAGCCAAGCGCAGGGCGGAAAAGTAAGCGGCTCCGTTATAGACGGTTCGCAAAAGACAATTGAATCAGCGACCATCAGTTTGATAAAAGCAAAAGACTCTTCGGTGGTCAAGTATTCCGTTGCGGGCAAAGAAGGAGCATTTGTTTTTGACGGAATCGGCTATGGCAAATACCTCGTAACCGTGTCGGCGGTTGGCCATCAAAAAGGTTATTCGCCTGCCTTTGAACTTTCAGCGGCAAATGCAACCATCCAACTGAAACCCATTGAACTGGTCCCTGTGTCAAAATCAATGACCGCCGTAATGGTTACGGCACGCAAGCCGCTTATTGAACAAAGAATTGACCGCACCGTTGTAAACGTTGAAGCCTCGGTAACCAACGTTGGCAGCACGGCCATGGAAGTGCTGGAAAAATCACCCGGCATTTCGGTTGACAAAGACGGCAACATCAGTCTGAAAGGAAAAGCTGGCGTAATGGTTTTGATTGATGGCCGCCCCACGCAACTGGGTAGCTCTGATCTTGCCAATCTTTTGCGCAGTATGAACGCCAATCAGCTTGATCAAGTGGAGATCATGACCAATCCACCGGCAAAATTCGATGCCGCCGGTAACGCAGGCATCATCAATATCAAAACAAAAAAGAACAAGATGGTCGGCTATAACGGTTCGTTGAATGCCAGTTACGGACAAGGCCATCTGCCCAAGTTCAACGAGGGATTCAACTTTAATTACCGCGAAGGCAAGTGGAATTTGTTTACCAACCTTAGTCATGGTTACCGCGAACGCGACAACAGACTAACCATTCAACGGAATTTCACAAATGAAACAACAAAGGCCCTGGTTTCCCATTTTGACCAGGTGGCAAGCATGAAGAACAGCGGCAGTTCATACAACGCAAAACTGGGCGCCGATTTTTTTGCCGGCAAGAACACAACGCTTGGCATTGTGCTGAACGGTTTTTCTGCACCCAATTCTTTTGTTAACCATAACACCATCGACATCTCAGATAAAAACGGCATACTGACGAGCAATACCAAAGCACTGTCAAAGCAAGACGAATCGTGGAAGAATTTTAGCACCAACCTCAATTTCCGCCAGGTTTTGGATACTGCAGGTAAAGAACTCACTGCCGATTTGGATTACGTAACCTACGATGCGTATAACAATCAATCATTGAGCAATTACTATTATTCAGCTACGGGCATTGAAACAAAAAAAGGCGATACGCTTTACGGCCGCTTACCCCAGAACATTGACATCTACAGCGGACGAATTGATTATACCATGCCCTTGAAAAAAGGCGCCCGTTTTGAAGCCGGTTTGAAAACAAGCTGGGTAAGAACTGACAACGACGCCGCCTACGACACCTTGCATAACGGAACAGCAATACGCGACCTGAACCGGAGTAACCATTTTGTTTACGAAGAAAACATCAACGCAGCTTACGTAAATCTCAGTGGTTCTCTGAGCAAAAAAATAAGCGCACAACTTGGCTTGCGGGTTGAAAACACAAATGCAAAAGGAAATCAGTTAACAACGAACGAAAACTTTGACCGGCATTACACGCAGCTTTTTCCGACGGCTTTTCTGCAATACACAGCCAATGAGAAAAACACATGGGGACTCAATTACGGCAGACGAATTCGCCGGCCCAATTACGAGAGTCTGAATCCTTTCATTGAATACCTTGACCGCTATACGTCTCAACAAGGGAATCCGAATTTGAAGCCGCAGTTCAGCCACAACGTTGAATTGAGCCATACCTACAAAGGCTTTCTGACAACCACTCTTAACTATACGCAAACCAACGACATCATTCAGCAGGTGATTGAACAAAACGAAGCAACCAACGAAACCTATGTAAAGCAGGCAAACATTGCGAAGCAAAGACAGTGGGGGCTTTCCGTGAGCGCAAATAAATCCGTAACAAAATGGTGGACGAACAGTATTTACGTGAATCTGTTCAACAACCGCTTTGAAGGCCTTGTGAACAACACAAACGTAACCATTGATGCGACGACGCTTATGCTGAACGGCTCGCAACAATTTAAGTTAAGCAAAACCTTTACCGCAGAAGTAAGCGGATGGTACAGAACGGCCGGTATCGAAGGCGTGATCAAAGCAAGCCCGATGGGAGCGTTGAACGCTGGCTTTAGCCAGCAAATCTGGAAAGACAAAGGGACCATTCGACTGAATGTTCGGGATGTCTTTTACACGCAAGGTTTCAAAGGCCAATCGCAATACGGAAACGTGGACGCGGCTTTCCAGGAGCGCAACGATTCAAGGGTTGTTACGCTTGGTTTCAGCTACCGGTTCAGCAAAGGAAAAGTAGGCGGTGTAAAGAGAAGAAGCAGCAGTGCGAACGATGAACAAAGCAGGGTAGGCGGCGGAAATTAA
- a CDS encoding endonuclease MutS2: MKIYPESAVVQLEFDKVKDLLHEKCRTEYAKTKAIELRIHTRKDFIERELKQSHEYKQLLQNAIHFPNDYVLNLARELRLLSIEGSLLNGEELVDIRKLAESIEKIFRWFDAERKEAYQALAEVIKGTHYEKKIKELIDEVIDESGAVKDNASDDLYNIRTSLYRKRSELRRAFDRIVQKLNKQGYLAEIEESFMNGRRVLAVFAEHKRTVKGILHGESDSRRTSFIEPEDTIELNNAVHELEISERKEVYRILRKLTKQLGQYASLLNVYHAIVGECDFIRAKAAFALDIKGEYPVVIDKAHVHLVKAYHPLLYLYNQRSGKATIPVDLTLEEKARILVISGPNAGGKTVTMKTVGLLQMMVQSGLLVPVNPSSQFGIFKQLMIHIGDTQSLEFELSTYSSHLLSMKYFMENANGKTLFFIDELGSGSDPNLGGAFAEVIMEELARKHAIGIVTTHYLNLKVMANKTAGIINGAMAFDEKKLLPLYKLTVGKPGSSYTFAIAERIGLDKRLITKARGLVDEEHFRLDRLLNKTEQDMQKVQEKEKDLHHLLKENERLKKEMELVLDKEKHRQQVELLKQQNKITEERLAYLKDMERKLRTMVIEWKKSEDKNKVIREMAGLLFKKNEQKVVSKKQKQLDSKYEETVGEIAVGDKVKMKRNLQVGEVIELRGKKAVVKIGLLPMQIDLTDLVKIKEKVE; the protein is encoded by the coding sequence ATGAAAATCTATCCCGAATCAGCGGTTGTGCAATTGGAGTTTGACAAAGTGAAAGACCTGCTTCACGAAAAATGCCGCACCGAATACGCCAAAACAAAAGCGATTGAACTGCGCATTCATACCCGTAAGGATTTTATTGAAAGAGAACTGAAACAGTCGCACGAATACAAACAGCTTTTGCAAAACGCCATTCATTTTCCCAATGATTATGTGCTGAATTTAGCCAGAGAGCTTCGGTTGCTGAGCATCGAAGGCTCTCTGCTAAACGGCGAAGAATTGGTGGACATTCGCAAGCTGGCGGAAAGCATTGAAAAGATTTTTCGCTGGTTTGATGCCGAGCGAAAAGAAGCCTACCAAGCACTGGCCGAAGTAATCAAGGGCACGCATTACGAAAAGAAAATAAAGGAACTGATTGATGAAGTGATTGACGAAAGCGGCGCCGTGAAAGACAATGCTTCGGATGATTTGTACAACATCCGCACGAGCCTTTACCGCAAGCGTTCGGAATTGCGTAGGGCCTTTGACCGCATTGTGCAAAAACTGAACAAGCAAGGTTATTTGGCAGAGATTGAAGAAAGCTTTATGAATGGCAGACGCGTACTGGCCGTTTTTGCCGAACACAAGCGAACGGTAAAAGGTATTTTGCACGGCGAAAGCGACAGTCGCCGAACGTCTTTCATCGAGCCAGAAGACACGATTGAACTAAACAATGCCGTACACGAACTGGAAATTTCTGAACGAAAAGAAGTCTATCGTATTTTGCGCAAGCTCACCAAGCAGCTGGGACAATACGCATCGCTGCTAAATGTATATCACGCAATTGTTGGTGAATGCGATTTCATACGGGCAAAAGCTGCCTTTGCGCTGGATATAAAAGGCGAATACCCGGTAGTAATTGACAAGGCCCACGTTCACCTGGTTAAAGCTTATCATCCGCTGTTGTATTTGTACAATCAACGTTCGGGCAAGGCCACCATTCCAGTTGATTTAACGTTAGAAGAAAAAGCAAGGATTCTCGTCATCAGTGGCCCTAATGCCGGCGGTAAAACAGTAACCATGAAAACCGTTGGCCTTCTGCAAATGATGGTGCAGAGCGGGTTGCTGGTGCCGGTGAATCCGTCTTCGCAGTTCGGTATTTTCAAACAATTGATGATTCATATTGGCGACACGCAAAGTTTGGAATTTGAGTTAAGCACATATAGCAGCCACTTGCTCAGTATGAAATATTTTATGGAGAACGCCAACGGAAAGACGCTCTTCTTCATAGACGAATTGGGCAGCGGCAGTGATCCGAATTTGGGCGGCGCTTTTGCAGAAGTGATCATGGAAGAACTGGCCCGCAAGCACGCCATTGGCATTGTAACCACGCACTACCTGAATTTAAAAGTGATGGCCAATAAAACGGCGGGTATCATCAACGGTGCTATGGCTTTCGACGAAAAGAAATTGTTGCCGCTTTATAAACTTACGGTTGGCAAGCCCGGAAGTTCTTACACATTTGCCATTGCAGAACGCATCGGGCTTGACAAACGCTTAATAACAAAGGCAAGAGGATTGGTGGACGAAGAGCATTTCCGCCTGGACCGGCTTCTCAACAAAACCGAACAAGACATGCAGAAGGTGCAGGAAAAAGAAAAAGACCTGCACCATTTGCTAAAAGAAAATGAACGCCTGAAAAAAGAAATGGAATTAGTGCTGGACAAAGAAAAGCATCGCCAACAAGTTGAACTTTTAAAGCAGCAAAATAAGATCACGGAGGAGCGCTTAGCTTATTTAAAAGACATGGAACGCAAGCTGCGCACAATGGTGATTGAATGGAAGAAAAGCGAGGATAAAAACAAAGTAATTAGAGAAATGGCCGGTCTGCTGTTTAAAAAGAACGAGCAGAAAGTTGTGAGTAAAAAACAAAAGCAGCTTGACAGCAAATACGAAGAAACTGTCGGCGAAATTGCGGTCGGCGACAAAGTAAAAATGAAACGCAATCTTCAGGTTGGAGAGGTGATAGAATTGCGCGGCAAAAAGGCTGTAGTGAAAATTGGCTTGCTGCCCATGCAAATTGATTTGACCGACTTGGTGAAGATTAAAGAAAAGGTTGAATGA